In Cloacibacillus sp., the genomic stretch GGAACAGTATCCTCTCTTCCAGAAGCCCGAGAAGAAGCTGACCGTAAAAGACCTTATGCGCGTCAACCGCGACTACCTTGAAGGCACGCAGTTCGACCTCACAAAGGGTCTGGCCGCCGGCCCCTTCGGCTCGCCCACACGCTACCCCACAGGCAAGGCGCAGAAGCCCGAGAACCGTAAGAGCAACGACTGGGATCGCCCCATCTCCCTTTTCCGCTGCTCCTACAGCTTCGCCGCGCAGATTCGCCCCAACATGCCCGACGAGATAGCGGCGCTTACATGGTTCGGCCTCGACCAGCCTCACACCACAGTTTATATGCCGATATTTGCCGGCGTGACAAAGCTGCCCGAGAGCATGAACGTCTATGACCGCGCGAAGTTCAACCAGAAATCACTTTTCTGGGCCTTCAACCTCGTAGCCAACTGGGCGGACCTCAAACATTCCTACATGATCAAGGACATTCGCGCCGAGCAGACAAAGCTTGAAGACGGATTCTTCAAGACCGTGCCCGCCGCAGAGAAAAAGTTCATGGAGCTTTACAAGGCCAAGAACGTGAAAGGCGCCGACGCCTACATCACCACCTACGTCAACGACAACATCAACACCGTCTACACAGATTGGTGGAACCTCGCCTGGAATCTTATAGGCAAATATTCCGACGGCTACGTCATTGACGAAAACGGAAAGAATGTAACGGTAGGCTATCCGACAGAATGGCTCACCAAAGTAGGCTTCGGCGACAACGACGCCCAGCCTAAGAAATAACCCATCTCTAAATAAGTAAACGATAGACAGAGAGAGCGCGGAAGAAATATCTTTCCGCGCTCTCTCTGTTTTATGAAGCCCCTTCACAACCCTACTTGCCGTTATTGCGCTGTGGAGGGCTGTAAAAATGGCTCTTCATTATCGGGTGATTCGTACAGTTTGTAGCTGACGCCCTCGGGAAATGTGACAGAAACTTCAAGTTTTCCGCCCATTGCCTTTACGATCTTCTTCAGCGAACGGATGTGAAGGTCGTCCTGTTTTTCCATTTTTGACAGCGAAGGTTGTGCCATGCCAAGGCTTGCGGCAAGAGTTTTCTGCGTCAGATGACGGGCTTTGCGCACATCTTCAAGGCGCAGTGCAAAACGCATAGCCTCGGCCTTTGATTTTGCGTTTGCCTTAACCTCTTCCGGCAGAGCATCGCGCAGCTCGGAGAATTTTTTCAGCGACATTTATATCACTCCTTCGTTTTTTAACTCTTCCAACAGTTTATCAAATAATTTATCCGCTTTAGGAACGTGTTCCTCATACCATCTGTTTGCGCCGCCCTTGCAGCCAGCCAGCAACAAAACCGCTGTACGCCGCGGATCAAAGGCGTAAAGGATACGGTATGGATTTCCACCAGACTGTACTATCAGTTCCCGCATTTGCTTGTGCCTTGAGCCCCTTATTTCGCCGGAATACGGTCTCCCAAGAGATGGGCCGTGCTCTTCAAGCAAATCAACCACAGCCGCAACATCTTCATGTACGGCGTCATTTTGTGCGTCCCACCATAATTCAAATTCGTCGGTAACCTCAATGTCCCACATTATAATATAGCCTCCAAGCTAATTATAATAAAAGGGCCGGCCTTGTCAAGTGAACTTATGGTATTTTAAAATATTCGAGTATATTGTTAATAGATAATTAAAGCTGTACTGCGTTCAGTTTATTCCAGCCCTGCGTCGTAGCCGGCTTGGTCTATTATTTCGAGTACCTTGTCTGCGTCGGCCTCAATCTCTATCAGCGCCTTTTTTGTCTCAAGGTCCAGCGACTTTACGACGCCGCCAGCTTTTTCTACAGCTTCGCGTATCCTCTTTTCGCAGTGTGCGCAGCTCATATCCGGTATGTGAAGTTTGTATTCCGCCATGTCCATTCCTCCTGATCTATGATTGTTTTTCTTTATTTTCAGCGGAGCCCGCTATCCTCAGCGAGTTCAGTATAACTGTGATCGAGCTTGCCGCCATCGCGCATTCGGCGGCTATCGGGTGCAGAAGCCCAGCCATCGCCATCGGTATCGCGATTATATTATATATGAAGGCGCCGAAGAGGTTTTCCCGTATCACCTTCCACGTCTTTGCGGAAATCTTTATCGCGGAGACGATGCGCGAAAGGCCGCCCTTCATTATGACGATGTCCGCGCTGTCGACGGCTAGGTCCATGCCGCCGCCCATCGCTATGCCGACCTCCGCGCCTTTGAGCGCAGCCGCGTCGTTTATGCCGTCGCCGCCCATAAGTACGCGGCGGCCGGCGCTCTGCGCCTCGTGCACTAGAGAGAGCTTCTCTTCGGGGCGCACCTCCCAGCGTATCTCTTCTATGCCCGCCTCGCTTGCTATAGAGAACGCCGTCTCCTGCGCGTCGCCGGTTGCCATCATAGGCGTCACGCCAAGAGCTATGAGGTCTGCGATTGCGGCGCGGGAGTCTTCGCGTATCGGGTCGGTTATTGCGAAATAGCCGACGGGCTTTCCGTTTTTGCGCACCTCAACAAGTGTCATCGCCTGCGCGTCCTTTTTTGTCCACCGCGCCCGGTCAAGCGGCCTGCCTACAAACCATTCGTCGCCGCCCCAGCTGCCGGCCACGCCTTCGCCCGGAGTCTCGACAACGGAGTCGGGCTTTGCCGCAATGTGGATGCCTGTTGCCTCAGTTACGGCGCGCGCAAGCGGATGTCCCGAGGCTGACTCAAGCGCGTAGACATATTTCAGCGCCTCCTGCGGCGCCTCCCATTTTGTGACCTTAGGCTCGCCCTTTGTTATCGTTCCGGTTTTGTCGAGTATCGCAAAATCAACGTCCTTCAGCGTCTGGATGGCCTCCGCGTTGCGGATGAGAAGGCCGGAACGCGACGCCTCGCCGGTGCTTACGACGAGTGCAAGCGGCGTCGCTAGCCCGAGCGCGCAGGGACAGGCGATGACGAGCGTCGCAATAAAGGCGTAGGCCGCAGCCGCCGCTGGGGAGGAAAGGTTCGTAGGCCATGGC encodes the following:
- a CDS encoding XRE family transcriptional regulator; the encoded protein is MSLKKFSELRDALPEEVKANAKSKAEAMRFALRLEDVRKARHLTQKTLAASLGMAQPSLSKMEKQDDLHIRSLKKIVKAMGGKLEVSVTFPEGVSYKLYESPDNEEPFLQPSTAQ
- a CDS encoding type II toxin-antitoxin system RelE/ParE family toxin, translating into MWDIEVTDEFELWWDAQNDAVHEDVAAVVDLLEEHGPSLGRPYSGEIRGSRHKQMRELIVQSGGNPYRILYAFDPRRTAVLLLAGCKGGANRWYEEHVPKADKLFDKLLEELKNEGVI
- a CDS encoding heavy-metal-associated domain-containing protein, with the translated sequence MAEYKLHIPDMSCAHCEKRIREAVEKAGGVVKSLDLETKKALIEIEADADKVLEIIDQAGYDAGLE